Within the Bernardetia sp. genome, the region TATTAAATTAAGTACAGAATAATAACAATAGTACTAGAAGCTGATGAGATATTTTCTTTTATTTCAATAAGAGTGAACCAAATATGTATTTGGATAGCTCAAAATACAAAAAAAAAGTAAATTATTTTGTTCATTTATGGGGAAAGCTGCCTTATTCCTATTTGCGAGCTACTAGTTTTTTAAGATTTTTGGAAATCTTATAATTGTTTACCGAAGCAAACACATTCAAAAGTAGATAAAGGTATAGGGCTGACCTACCATGTGGAAAGATTAAACAATACTGTCAGACAACGATTTAGCAGATTTGTCAGAAGAACATTATCTTTTTCTAAAAAAGAATATATGCTAAATTTACTTTTCAAGTTATGGACATACCAATATAACCTAAAAATAATCAGTTAAAAATTAACACTACCATAATAATGAGACTAAAGAAAGAGTTACAAATCTTAAGGTATTCTATAGGACAATATTTGGAAAACCGTAAAAACCAAAGATTTTTACGATTAATTGAGGCTTATTATCAAGCAAAAAAAGATGATAATAAAAGTTTTATCAAAAACTTTGATAGTACTTACAATGAATTTATTGATAAAGCATTTTTAGCTTCAATGGTATCCCCTAATATGGAAAAGTTTAAAGATATACACAAAGGTAAAAGTTGCTTTATCATAGGAAATGGACCTTCTTTGAATAAAATGGATTTAAGCCAGTTAGAGGGATATTATAAATTTGGGATGAATAAAATTTACTATATATTTGATAGAGTAGATTTAAAGTTAGATTACTACGTAGCCGTAAATCCTCTTGTTATAGAACAAAGTAAACATGAAATAGAAAATGTCATTAAATGTCCACGTTTCTTATCTAGTGGACCTGGGCGAGAATTTATTACACAAAAAGAGCATATATATCAAATAAATACTCAAATAGATTGGTTATTCAATTATAACATAACGAAGGGGTTTAATGATGGAGGAACT harbors:
- a CDS encoding 6-hydroxymethylpterin diphosphokinase MptE-like protein, encoding MRLKKELQILRYSIGQYLENRKNQRFLRLIEAYYQAKKDDNKSFIKNFDSTYNEFIDKAFLASMVSPNMEKFKDIHKGKSCFIIGNGPSLNKMDLSQLEGYYKFGMNKIYYIFDRVDLKLDYYVAVNPLVIEQSKHEIENVIKCPRFLSSGPGREFITQKEHIYQINTQIDWLFNYNITKGFNDGGTVTFVAMQLAFYMGFQNVFLIGVDHNFQQKGKPNEEQKMEKEDPNHFDPRYFQGQQWHLADLESSELSYNMARIAYEKAGRKIYDATIGGKLTIFPKIDFEDALKLINR